Proteins from one Candidatus Nitrospira nitrosa genomic window:
- a CDS encoding UpxY family transcription antiterminator, giving the protein MDQTGNLHWYALRTKSRHEKLVRDQLDKQGIEPLLPTVKRLSQWKDRKKEIEVPLFAGYCFVRFSQQEKAPIQKTIGVVEIVGNGSRPEPIPELEIDALRRLMTSVLPYDPHPYLHEGMKVEVIRGPLQGIYGILLRKEKRHRLVIGVHLIQQAAAVEIDVNDVVGG; this is encoded by the coding sequence ATGGATCAGACAGGCAATCTTCACTGGTATGCCCTGAGAACGAAGTCTCGCCATGAGAAGCTGGTACGGGATCAGTTGGATAAACAAGGAATCGAGCCGTTGCTTCCGACGGTCAAACGATTGAGCCAGTGGAAGGATAGAAAAAAAGAAATTGAGGTCCCGCTGTTTGCTGGGTATTGTTTTGTACGGTTTTCCCAGCAAGAAAAAGCACCCATACAAAAGACCATCGGCGTGGTTGAAATCGTCGGCAATGGGAGTCGGCCTGAACCGATTCCAGAGCTGGAGATTGACGCACTACGGCGTTTGATGACAAGTGTCCTTCCGTATGATCCTCATCCCTATCTGCACGAAGGGATGAAGGTTGAGGTCATTCGTGGTCCCTTGCAGGGTATTTACGGAATTCTGCTACGGAAAGAGAAACGACATCGATTGGTGATCGGAGTGCATCTCATTCAACAAGCGGCAGCAGTGGAGATCGATGTGAATGATGTGGTGGGAGGGTGA
- a CDS encoding helix-turn-helix domain-containing protein, whose translation MLSTAERATVSLGLAQGHSLRTLARIWGRAPSPVSREVARNPIPDCPSRACTTQHHADIRAHRPRRLRKLRDPWLWPSVWTHLTAGCSSEQIAGRLHRRYPDDMSKSLSAETI comes from the coding sequence ATGCTCTCAACAGCTGAACGTGCAACCGTCAGTCTAGGGCTCGCCCAAGGGCATTCGCTCCGAACCCTGGCGCGGATTTGGGGACGGGCCCCGAGCCCTGTGAGCCGCGAGGTCGCTCGGAACCCGATACCCGACTGTCCCTCCCGGGCCTGTACGACGCAGCACCACGCAGATATTCGAGCTCACCGCCCACGGCGCCTTCGCAAACTCCGTGACCCATGGTTGTGGCCGTCTGTCTGGACGCACCTGACGGCGGGCTGCTCATCTGAGCAGATTGCGGGACGTCTGCATCGCCGGTATCCTGACGACATGAGCAAGTCGCTGTCTGCTGAAACCATCTAG
- a CDS encoding adenylyl-sulfate kinase, translated as MVQRVKQAAVYWITGLSGAGKTTLAGKIVAQLRVSGEVVVFLDGDELRDVFGATAANAKNHGREGRLALAFQYAHLCRIIAGQGVTVVIATISLFREIHVWNRANLPGYFEVYLKVPVEELRRRDPKGIYRRFDAGELSDVAGLDLPIDEPESADWVLEFDPSKSVDAVAEEFMKHLKRENFR; from the coding sequence TTGGTACAACGTGTGAAGCAGGCGGCAGTATATTGGATCACGGGACTTTCAGGAGCCGGGAAAACAACGCTGGCAGGCAAGATTGTTGCGCAGCTGCGTGTCAGTGGAGAAGTGGTTGTATTTTTAGATGGAGATGAGTTACGCGATGTATTTGGCGCGACGGCGGCCAATGCCAAGAACCATGGACGAGAAGGACGGTTGGCCCTGGCCTTTCAGTATGCACATTTGTGCCGAATCATCGCTGGACAAGGGGTGACGGTGGTGATTGCCACTATCTCCCTGTTCCGTGAAATCCATGTTTGGAATCGGGCAAACCTGCCTGGCTATTTTGAGGTATATCTAAAAGTGCCGGTGGAAGAACTTCGTCGCCGTGACCCTAAAGGTATATACCGGCGTTTCGATGCCGGTGAACTTTCAGATGTGGCTGGACTGGACTTGCCCATCGATGAGCCTGAATCGGCAGATTGGGTTCTTGAATTTGACCCATCGAAATCGGTTGATGCAGTGGCGGAAGAGTTTATGAAACATCTCAAGAGGGAAAACTTTCGATGA
- a CDS encoding sulfotransferase domain-containing protein, producing the protein MKPEKLYLISPREPSGATWLINCFLELGIKTYRETMGVMWERFKSEGYTLNPAEVRLKKWLPILSSRHTFNFRKDIEIEWAHQWPTARHQAHRIIYFVRDPRDALLSRYRRELPEMDFGEFLDFPDPYTLRNKIDTWCLFNEVWLQQSNVRRFRFEDYKRDADRTIRDVLHFVGIQAEDREIVDALENSTFEKAATAEKKYREQHPEDTELINRASQVGTWQSSDETANITRIAEGAGRLLAYFGYEQQMEVAKKNYMPHASVLGFYKHLPVAPNFWRAESDGADISANRTQALQFVLSLDEDMLKRSGLSGYETFVLLKGLEELMLGIKEGDGIRKIQGLVRRHTVKPWWRIVRAMEKHDIQLPSSVRGSLRRCRNLLKRRGYQVPSATSEY; encoded by the coding sequence ATGAAGCCGGAAAAACTGTACCTCATTTCCCCGCGTGAGCCGTCAGGGGCCACATGGTTAATCAATTGCTTTCTTGAACTTGGCATAAAGACATACCGAGAGACTATGGGTGTCATGTGGGAACGTTTCAAGTCGGAAGGCTATACGCTTAACCCAGCTGAAGTCAGATTGAAAAAATGGCTTCCGATTCTTAGCTCACGACATACGTTTAATTTCCGCAAAGATATCGAGATTGAGTGGGCACATCAATGGCCGACCGCTAGGCATCAAGCGCATCGGATCATATATTTCGTGCGTGATCCGCGTGACGCGCTGTTGTCCCGTTATCGTCGCGAATTGCCGGAAATGGATTTCGGCGAGTTTCTAGATTTTCCGGATCCATACACCTTGCGCAATAAGATCGATACATGGTGTCTGTTCAACGAAGTCTGGCTACAGCAGTCAAATGTCAGGCGTTTTCGCTTCGAAGATTACAAACGGGACGCCGATCGTACGATCAGGGATGTCCTGCACTTTGTGGGAATTCAAGCCGAAGACCGTGAAATTGTGGATGCGCTGGAAAACTCTACGTTTGAGAAAGCTGCCACTGCTGAAAAGAAATATCGGGAGCAGCATCCTGAAGATACGGAGTTGATCAATCGGGCCAGTCAAGTCGGTACGTGGCAATCTTCGGATGAGACGGCGAATATCACGAGAATTGCCGAAGGTGCAGGTAGATTGCTTGCATATTTTGGCTATGAGCAACAGATGGAAGTCGCCAAGAAAAATTACATGCCTCATGCCAGTGTGCTTGGCTTTTATAAGCACCTTCCGGTTGCGCCAAACTTTTGGCGCGCTGAAAGCGATGGCGCGGATATTTCGGCAAATAGAACTCAAGCCCTCCAGTTTGTTTTGTCGCTGGACGAGGATATGCTCAAAAGATCCGGCTTATCCGGATATGAAACATTTGTGCTATTGAAGGGGTTAGAAGAGTTGATGCTCGGGATTAAAGAAGGTGATGGTATTCGAAAAATCCAAGGACTGGTCAGGCGGCATACCGTCAAGCCCTGGTGGAGAATCGTTCGTGCTATGGAAAAACATGATATCCAGCTTCCTTCAAGTGTGAGGGGCTCTCTGAGGCGGTGCAGGAATCTTTTAAAAAGGAGGGGGTATCAAGTTCCAAGTGCAACGAGTGAATACTGA
- a CDS encoding PEP-utilizing enzyme has protein sequence MASRILTFTTKAGTLAQVQHRLKSARIARLVQFTVADWRRDRGSCLAQVSASLGAAPWIVRSSCQLEDGTSRSNAGAYLTLRDVPAEGLERAIEQVIASYGAAVDADEVLIQPMLQHVVRSGVAFSHDPNTCASYRVVNWTEGSDTARVTGGYNGRIWQGAALSPFPPPRELGGTVALLDELLTLFDGVPLDCEFAVTHKNDTDTLWLLQVRPLVMPAAGQLPEVQAQRITLIADKVARGMRPHPFLMGRRTVYGVMPDWNPAEIIGVRPKPLALSLYRELVTDAIWAYQRNNYGYRNLRSFPLMPHFFGLPYIDVRLSFNSFIPADLDEKLAGRLVDYYIDRLLDEPTLHDKVEFEIVFSCYTLDLPARLERLTEARFSAEEQKTIADSLRTLTNRIVHPQDGLWRSDAAKLDILKQRREQLLSSSSDPLERIYWLLEDAKRYGTLPFAGLARAGFVAIQMLKSLVTVGILAQSDYDSFMASVSTVSSQLGRDRAILDKATFLARYGHLRPGTYDILSPRYDEAPELYFDWDQRPSLEETAEPFSMTLPQMREIVQLLEAHGLQSNPVELFNFLQAGIELRELAKFHFTRNLSDVLALVSSCGAEWGFSKESLAYCDIAVFRELHVAAADPKGLLARSIEEGAARYSETLALSLPPVIAQPEDVWAFELPEASPNFITQKQVTAPIAGCNVREKLVGAIVCIPNADPGFDWLFACPIAGLITAWGGANSHMAIRAGEMGLPAVIGAGEMLYRRWSQATRLHVDCAGRRVEVLA, from the coding sequence ATGGCATCCAGGATCCTCACATTCACCACCAAAGCTGGAACGTTGGCGCAGGTACAGCATAGACTGAAGTCTGCCCGTATCGCACGACTTGTGCAGTTCACCGTGGCCGACTGGCGGCGGGATCGCGGAAGTTGTCTCGCACAGGTTTCTGCTTCGCTGGGTGCTGCTCCATGGATTGTGCGCTCTAGTTGCCAACTGGAAGACGGTACGAGCAGATCCAATGCCGGGGCTTATCTGACCTTGCGGGACGTGCCGGCGGAAGGGCTGGAGCGCGCGATCGAGCAAGTGATTGCCTCGTATGGGGCAGCCGTCGATGCCGATGAAGTGCTGATACAGCCCATGTTGCAACACGTTGTCCGATCTGGGGTGGCGTTTTCCCATGATCCTAATACGTGCGCATCCTATCGAGTGGTGAACTGGACCGAAGGATCAGATACTGCCAGGGTGACGGGAGGGTATAACGGAAGAATATGGCAGGGTGCGGCTTTGTCCCCGTTTCCGCCTCCACGTGAATTGGGTGGCACGGTGGCTTTGTTGGATGAATTGCTGACGCTGTTTGACGGTGTACCGCTGGATTGCGAGTTTGCTGTCACCCATAAAAATGATACGGATACCCTATGGCTCTTGCAGGTGCGTCCATTGGTCATGCCAGCAGCCGGTCAGTTGCCTGAAGTGCAGGCGCAGAGGATTACATTGATCGCCGACAAAGTAGCACGCGGGATGCGTCCGCATCCTTTTCTGATGGGGCGGCGCACAGTCTATGGTGTGATGCCGGATTGGAACCCTGCCGAAATTATCGGAGTGCGTCCTAAGCCGCTTGCGTTGTCACTGTACCGCGAGCTAGTGACAGATGCCATTTGGGCATATCAGCGGAATAACTATGGTTACCGGAACCTGCGTAGCTTCCCGCTGATGCCGCACTTCTTCGGGTTGCCCTACATCGATGTGAGGCTGTCCTTCAATTCATTCATTCCGGCGGATTTGGACGAGAAACTGGCCGGACGTCTGGTGGATTATTACATCGACCGATTGTTAGACGAGCCCACTCTGCATGACAAGGTGGAGTTCGAGATTGTGTTTTCATGCTACACATTGGATCTGCCGGCACGTCTTGAGCGCCTAACGGAAGCGAGATTCTCAGCCGAGGAACAAAAGACCATTGCCGATAGCCTTCGAACCCTCACGAACCGCATCGTACATCCGCAAGATGGTTTGTGGCGATCCGATGCTGCCAAATTGGATATTCTCAAACAACGCCGAGAGCAACTACTCTCTTCTAGCTCGGACCCACTGGAGCGAATCTATTGGTTGCTGGAAGACGCCAAACGTTACGGGACCTTGCCATTTGCCGGGTTAGCGCGGGCAGGCTTTGTCGCCATACAAATGCTCAAATCGTTGGTTACGGTCGGGATACTTGCACAATCCGATTACGATTCGTTTATGGCGAGTGTGTCCACTGTCAGTAGCCAATTGGGCAGAGACCGGGCAATCCTAGACAAAGCCACCTTTCTGGCGCGCTACGGACATTTACGACCTGGGACCTATGACATTTTGTCGCCTCGCTATGATGAGGCGCCAGAGTTGTATTTTGACTGGGATCAACGTCCCTCATTGGAAGAGACCGCTGAACCTTTCTCAATGACATTGCCGCAGATGCGCGAGATAGTACAACTGTTGGAAGCCCACGGTCTGCAGTCAAATCCTGTTGAATTGTTCAATTTCCTGCAAGCTGGAATTGAATTGAGAGAATTGGCAAAGTTTCATTTCACCCGTAACCTGTCCGATGTTCTCGCCTTGGTGTCCAGTTGTGGAGCGGAATGGGGATTTTCGAAGGAGAGTCTTGCTTACTGCGACATTGCGGTATTCAGGGAACTCCATGTGGCGGCTGCTGATCCAAAGGGCCTCCTTGCTCGCTCCATTGAGGAAGGAGCGGCTCGCTACAGCGAGACGCTTGCTCTTTCCCTGCCCCCTGTAATCGCGCAACCGGAAGATGTGTGGGCATTTGAATTGCCGGAAGCGTCGCCCAATTTCATAACTCAAAAGCAGGTCACGGCTCCAATTGCGGGATGTAATGTGCGCGAGAAACTGGTCGGTGCGATTGTCTGTATCCCTAATGCCGATCCTGGGTTCGACTGGTTATTTGCTTGTCCCATAGCCGGGCTGATTACGGCTTGGGGTGGAGCTAATTCACATATGGCAATCCGTGCCGGTGAAATGGGCTTACCCGCCGTCATCGGTGCTGGAGAGATGCTATATCGGCGTTGGTCACAGGCTACTCGTCTGCACGTGGATTGCGCCGGGCGCCGGGTGGAGGTACTGGCTTGA
- a CDS encoding glycosyltransferase family 9 protein, producing MSMNVLIVRPDGIGDVLLSLPVATQLRELVPGVRVEFLTSPTVAPLLEHHPDVDAVRTIRLTDPLAELRRAFLHGVEVAVFLKPFRRLMWAAWLARVPIRIATGYRWYSLLSNRRIYEHRSEFAKHESAYNVEMLRGLGVPPREVQPPRLFVTEQERNIGVSYWADLPSPRVIIHPGGFSARRWRPEYYRDLAAELAQAGYGVILTGSESERKQFESHAQPPMHIPTEIKNCMGQLSLRQLMAVIVHAHVVVSGATGPAHMAAALGIPTVSLFDPRRNNLPVRWKPLGRGVVLRPDVPTCDKCIGEACSYWDCLDHFTVDKVATAIRLVIDAPSALVIHHV from the coding sequence ATGTCAATGAACGTCTTGATCGTTCGACCTGACGGTATCGGCGATGTGCTCCTCTCGCTTCCCGTGGCAACGCAACTACGGGAACTCGTGCCGGGTGTCAGAGTCGAGTTCTTAACCAGTCCCACAGTGGCGCCGCTGCTTGAGCACCATCCTGATGTGGATGCTGTCCGCACCATTCGTCTCACAGATCCGTTGGCAGAATTGCGTCGTGCCTTTTTACACGGAGTTGAGGTGGCGGTGTTTCTCAAGCCGTTTCGCCGGTTGATGTGGGCGGCCTGGCTGGCGCGGGTACCGATACGAATTGCGACGGGCTATCGTTGGTATAGCCTCTTGTCGAATAGACGGATCTATGAACATCGCAGTGAATTTGCGAAACATGAATCAGCATACAACGTTGAGATGTTGAGAGGCTTGGGGGTGCCCCCTCGAGAGGTTCAACCTCCAAGGTTGTTCGTGACGGAGCAGGAGCGAAACATTGGGGTATCCTATTGGGCGGATTTGCCGAGCCCGCGAGTCATCATTCATCCTGGAGGCTTTTCTGCACGCCGATGGCGACCGGAGTATTACCGGGATCTGGCTGCTGAGTTGGCGCAAGCCGGTTATGGGGTGATCTTGACTGGCAGCGAGTCAGAAAGAAAACAGTTTGAATCCCATGCCCAGCCTCCCATGCACATCCCAACCGAGATCAAGAATTGTATGGGGCAACTGTCGCTCCGCCAGCTTATGGCAGTGATTGTTCATGCCCATGTGGTCGTTTCGGGAGCCACGGGACCAGCTCATATGGCGGCAGCGCTGGGAATCCCCACAGTCAGCCTGTTTGATCCTCGCCGAAACAATTTGCCCGTGAGATGGAAGCCTCTTGGAAGGGGAGTCGTCCTACGCCCGGATGTTCCAACCTGCGACAAATGTATCGGTGAAGCCTGCTCATACTGGGATTGTCTTGATCATTTCACGGTCGACAAGGTGGCGACTGCCATCAGGCTGGTGATTGATGCTCCTTCGGCTCTCGTCATACACCACGTCTGA
- a CDS encoding winged helix-turn-helix transcriptional regulator, whose product MNLQDQRDLLLLTEVERDGGVTQRSLAAKLGVALGLANLYLKRLVRNGYISIASIPSHRVRYVLTPEGSAEKSRLTSLHIEYVLSHYRDMRARFREALSHMAQNGMKRVVIYGTSELAEMAYLSLREMQMTLVGFVDDGRQESFLSYPVWSSDVLQEWEFDAVLLAHFDLTAGLRTKLEHHQVPVSKIIALTSV is encoded by the coding sequence ATGAATCTGCAAGACCAACGAGATCTGCTCTTGCTGACCGAAGTGGAGCGAGATGGCGGGGTGACACAGCGTTCCCTTGCGGCAAAGCTTGGGGTCGCCCTGGGGCTTGCAAATCTGTACCTGAAGCGATTGGTGCGAAACGGGTATATCAGTATTGCCTCGATCCCTTCCCACCGTGTCCGTTACGTGTTGACACCAGAAGGGTCTGCGGAGAAGTCGAGGTTGACTTCCCTTCATATAGAGTATGTCCTGTCGCATTATCGTGATATGCGCGCGCGCTTTCGAGAAGCCCTGTCTCATATGGCTCAAAATGGAATGAAACGGGTCGTGATTTATGGAACCAGTGAACTTGCGGAAATGGCCTATTTGTCGCTCCGTGAGATGCAGATGACGTTGGTGGGATTTGTGGATGATGGACGGCAGGAATCGTTTCTCTCGTACCCGGTCTGGTCGTCGGATGTCTTGCAGGAATGGGAGTTTGATGCGGTGCTGCTGGCACACTTCGATCTGACGGCTGGGCTCCGAACCAAACTGGAACATCATCAGGTTCCAGTCAGCAAGATTATCGCGCTGACGTCGGTGTAA
- the waaF gene encoding lipopolysaccharide heptosyltransferase II, which produces MSSVTSLDAAPFSLWDSARILLIKPSSLGDIVHTFPVVSAIKAQWPGVHLTWVVKRQWAELVERAEGIDRIWPIDMTVSSWVREGLALRAERFDLALDLQGLFRSGVLAWLSGAPTRFGFANGREGSPWFYTTRVPVTHLNVHAVDRYLSLLSALGVRLPEKPQFRFKLLEEDIATVRTVCHRQGFAIDRPWIAMNIGARWPTKRWPLTAFAAVLDQLYASQLGPVVVIGSSEERFYTNQLRALTASSFIDLCGEIPLGCLPALLSTASAMVTNDSGPMHIASALGVSVVALFGPTSAIRTGPYGDGHQILSGPVPCSPCFSRVCRHIPELECLHLITPTQVVDAIHPRLTAHAPCQ; this is translated from the coding sequence GTGTCATCTGTCACCTCTTTGGATGCGGCTCCTTTTTCCCTATGGGATAGCGCCCGTATTCTTCTGATCAAGCCGAGTTCGCTCGGAGATATCGTCCATACGTTTCCAGTGGTGTCGGCGATCAAGGCGCAGTGGCCCGGGGTGCATCTGACATGGGTGGTGAAGCGCCAATGGGCTGAGCTCGTTGAGCGAGCGGAGGGGATCGATCGTATCTGGCCGATCGACATGACGGTCAGCAGTTGGGTGCGGGAGGGGTTGGCGCTCAGGGCTGAGCGGTTTGACCTCGCGCTTGATTTGCAAGGGTTGTTTCGAAGCGGTGTCCTGGCTTGGTTGAGTGGTGCACCGACACGGTTTGGTTTTGCGAACGGACGGGAGGGTAGTCCTTGGTTCTATACCACCCGTGTTCCGGTCACACATCTGAATGTTCACGCAGTCGATCGATACCTTTCCCTATTGAGTGCCTTGGGGGTGAGACTCCCTGAGAAACCCCAGTTTCGGTTCAAGCTCCTGGAAGAGGATATCGCCACTGTTCGAACGGTCTGCCACCGTCAAGGTTTTGCCATCGATCGGCCATGGATTGCGATGAATATTGGGGCGCGGTGGCCGACAAAGCGATGGCCGCTCACGGCGTTCGCTGCGGTCCTGGACCAACTGTATGCCTCGCAGCTTGGGCCGGTCGTGGTCATCGGAAGTTCGGAGGAGCGTTTTTATACGAATCAGCTCAGGGCTCTGACGGCGAGTTCTTTTATCGACCTCTGTGGGGAAATCCCATTGGGATGTTTACCGGCGCTGCTTTCAACAGCATCTGCCATGGTGACCAACGACTCTGGGCCGATGCATATTGCATCAGCCCTGGGAGTTTCTGTCGTCGCACTGTTCGGACCGACGAGTGCGATTCGGACCGGACCGTATGGCGATGGCCATCAGATCCTGAGTGGGCCGGTTCCATGTAGCCCCTGTTTCAGCCGTGTCTGCCGACATATTCCAGAATTGGAATGTCTTCACCTCATTACGCCGACCCAGGTAGTTGATGCTATTCACCCGAGGTTAACGGCTCACGCGCCATGTCAATGA
- a CDS encoding class I SAM-dependent methyltransferase, producing MKTEWDYTTLANAYLKRPDYADPAINAMLSIASLKSGAICDVGAGVAHLTLMLAVRGFDVTAVEPNNAMRANGIKRTALLPNVRWFEGTGEQTGQTDQSFHMVTFGSSFNVCDRQLALKETARILKQNGWFACMWNHRQLDDPIQDRIESIIKALVAGYGYGTRRENQTTVIEESGLFGPVVHVDASVVHEQSIEECVEAWRSHATLARQAGANFPKVVQAIEEYLRGLGQATIRIPYSTNIWVAQLV from the coding sequence ATGAAAACTGAATGGGATTACACCACGTTGGCGAATGCCTATCTCAAGCGCCCAGATTATGCGGATCCAGCTATAAATGCCATGTTGTCCATTGCCAGTCTCAAGTCGGGTGCGATCTGTGACGTCGGGGCTGGAGTGGCTCATCTGACGTTGATGCTAGCGGTTCGAGGATTTGATGTCACAGCAGTGGAACCCAATAACGCGATGCGTGCTAACGGAATCAAGCGCACCGCATTGTTACCCAATGTACGCTGGTTTGAGGGCACGGGTGAACAGACGGGCCAAACAGACCAGTCGTTCCATATGGTCACCTTTGGCAGTTCATTCAATGTATGTGATCGTCAGTTGGCTCTTAAGGAAACTGCCCGTATCCTCAAGCAGAATGGCTGGTTTGCGTGTATGTGGAACCATCGTCAATTGGATGATCCGATTCAGGACCGTATCGAATCCATTATCAAAGCGTTGGTGGCGGGTTATGGCTATGGTACACGCCGGGAAAATCAGACAACGGTGATTGAGGAAAGCGGTTTGTTTGGCCCAGTGGTGCATGTGGATGCCAGTGTGGTACACGAGCAATCCATCGAGGAATGTGTGGAGGCGTGGCGATCCCATGCAACCTTAGCACGCCAGGCTGGCGCAAATTTCCCAAAGGTTGTTCAGGCCATTGAGGAGTACCTAAGAGGGCTGGGTCAAGCTACCATCCGCATTCCGTACTCCACCAACATTTGGGTTGCTCAATTAGTGTAA
- a CDS encoding lipopolysaccharide biosynthesis protein, which yields MVRLLFGLGNLLLAINLAGAVSYGYLTLMLSITAFYVALLNSIHTIAVTHAAELQRQPDSGHGLDILFSAVWTVTLVGVAILGSAAFLLGQPFLHTFIYWGGDILVESQLSQLLVIVVLIAICQILGAGHVAVIESLGRFDLAAQAQLFGPPAVFTLIVFSSYSSHKLNIVGIGKFMLAGGVIDLLLATWVRLRMKHLSSFKPSAETIRLFPGLLNQGVALQGANLVNIFFDPFNKFLLNRFVGPTSVSTYEVAMKIVVGIRGLFGGACRTFLQLSSKLSIEGGNDYLKVVHYGLIPAILMHGIGCVLMVFVSRYWLRGEMDYLPVFYVTLIPSSIGIIFAGPLYSALIGIRDLGFIFRMHLNLAVLNCIVSLTLIPFLGLWGAGIGLSLTTAYNAWAEYHRFVQMIGGIVGFKQEIQRVAVRATLLLTVSVCAALVGYFITDLTGVLIVESVIAAIFLCWLMLEPLSIRIMRVSTGWLGHSS from the coding sequence GTGGTTCGCCTCCTATTCGGATTGGGTAATCTCCTTTTGGCGATCAATCTAGCCGGAGCGGTTTCATATGGTTACTTGACCCTCATGCTGTCAATCACGGCGTTTTATGTGGCCTTACTCAACAGCATACATACCATTGCTGTTACGCATGCTGCCGAGTTACAGCGTCAGCCCGACTCAGGGCACGGTTTAGACATCCTATTTTCTGCTGTGTGGACGGTGACGCTAGTAGGCGTGGCCATTCTTGGTTCCGCCGCGTTCCTCCTCGGACAGCCTTTCCTGCATACCTTTATTTACTGGGGGGGCGATATTCTAGTCGAAAGTCAACTTTCACAGTTGCTTGTGATCGTCGTGCTTATCGCGATTTGTCAGATACTAGGAGCCGGTCATGTGGCTGTCATTGAGAGTTTAGGCCGGTTCGACCTTGCGGCCCAGGCGCAACTATTCGGCCCGCCAGCAGTTTTTACTTTGATTGTGTTTAGCTCTTACTCTTCCCATAAGCTGAACATCGTTGGTATTGGGAAATTTATGCTGGCAGGTGGCGTAATCGACTTGTTGCTGGCCACTTGGGTGCGCTTGAGGATGAAACATCTGAGCTCATTCAAGCCATCAGCCGAAACAATTAGATTATTTCCTGGTTTATTGAATCAGGGCGTCGCGTTGCAGGGGGCGAATCTGGTCAACATATTCTTCGACCCGTTCAATAAATTCTTGCTTAACCGATTTGTTGGGCCGACAAGTGTTTCCACCTATGAAGTTGCCATGAAAATAGTTGTGGGCATCCGAGGACTCTTTGGAGGGGCATGTCGTACGTTTCTGCAATTGTCGAGTAAGTTGAGTATTGAGGGGGGCAACGACTACCTCAAGGTGGTGCATTACGGACTAATCCCCGCCATCTTGATGCATGGTATTGGCTGCGTATTAATGGTGTTCGTTTCACGGTATTGGCTGAGAGGTGAAATGGACTATCTACCAGTCTTCTACGTCACTCTCATTCCGTCCAGCATCGGGATCATCTTCGCCGGCCCTCTATACAGCGCTCTGATTGGAATTCGTGATCTAGGCTTTATCTTTCGGATGCATCTGAATCTAGCGGTGCTCAACTGTATCGTATCATTGACCTTGATTCCATTTTTGGGTCTTTGGGGTGCAGGGATCGGGTTATCGCTAACCACAGCCTACAACGCGTGGGCTGAATACCATCGGTTTGTCCAAATGATTGGTGGTATTGTGGGATTCAAACAGGAAATTCAAAGAGTGGCGGTGCGTGCTACATTACTGCTCACAGTTTCCGTGTGTGCTGCGCTCGTTGGTTACTTCATTACTGATCTCACAGGTGTTCTGATTGTGGAGAGCGTGATTGCTGCAATATTTCTGTGCTGGCTTATGTTGGAACCGTTGTCGATTCGTATCATGAGAGTTTCCACGGGTTGGCTTGGCCATAGTTCTTGA